Part of the Lolium rigidum isolate FL_2022 chromosome 6, APGP_CSIRO_Lrig_0.1, whole genome shotgun sequence genome, GACGAGGCCAGAGACCACGCactcgccggagatggtgagaaggcccgcccggatatgaactccaacaagcgcagctgctggccccacggtgggcgccaactgtcgtcgtggtgtaacaacatatgccataggatggcttaagttggggccgaatgtgtgcTAGAGGATCCGGGTGAGCGTTTGGTTAACAGGGAAAAGGGGTGGAAAGAAACCGGTATGTATTCCTTAACTtggcccttggccagaggtagaagatgtaTAGTACACGATCTCTAAACAGTTAATCTCCTAATGAAAcctcccgcgcaggggtgtgccccctctccttatataggggagagggtggattACAAGGCAAGAACCCCTAATGGAATCtaggatgagctaagctactttataaagctatttTGGCCCAGCTGGCACCGGTTATGACTTTAAACAGGGAGTGGTGACCTCCACCGGTATCTTTAATGTCATCATctactttggcgccagggcttcgtttaaagctgttGTGCTTCacccatccttgtcctctagtccttgatGGAATCTTTGACCAATGTGCCGACAGGCTACAGTGATCCCTGATTCCGGTTTGCCGGTACCTTTACCTCTGGTTCCGGTACCTTCGCACTTAGCCACACAGCCTCTTAGAGCCAGTACTTCGGTATACCCCTCTGGGAATACCGGTTTGTACCAACACCTGTTAGCTGAACTTAACTTTAGATTCCGGATCACTTTGTGATCCGGTTTGCCATCACCAAAATATGGCGAACTTGCCATACTCTTGGCCTACCGGGGCCATCTCCCCGTCATAATGGCAAGCCTTACTTGAACACCCAACTACGAGAGAATGCAGGTGATTATACTTACTCACTACCGGATGAAAAGGAAGTGTTAGATACCCTAAAATAAATGAAGAGGAATGCTTCCCTAGAACCAGATGGCTTTAACGTGGACTTCTATATTGCTACCAAGGATTGGATAGGTATGGATGCATTACAGGTATTATGCCAAATCATGTCGACAATACTCATATCTCTTTAATTACCAAAAAGCTTGTTCCTTTAATTCCAACGGATTATAGACTAATTAGTCCATGCAATGTCATCTATAAAATCATTGCTAAATGTATCACCAATAGACTAAAACCTCATTTTCCAGACTAAATTCACCCTTCTAAACAATCTTTCATCAGAGGAAGATGTATaagtaatattattattattgcTCAAGAAATAACCCACTCTTTTGCTTTAAACTCCTGGAAACAAAGTGCTTTCATGCTTAAGATAGATTTAGCCAAAGCTTTTGATCGAGTAGAGTGGAATTTTATTATTCAGGCTCTCGCACGTATATGGATACATGGTCATTTCATCAACCTTATCCATGCTTGTGTTTCCTCTCCGACTTTCTCTATCATCGTAAATGGCCAACCGTTTGCGAGATTCCAAGGAAACAAAGGTATTCGGCAAGGATGTCCTCTGTTcccttaattttttttgttttggcgaTAAATGAATTGTCGACAGCTTTCCAAGAAGCCATGTCCACTAACTGTTTTTGCAGGGATCATGCTAGGGCCAGACAGTCCTCCGATCCACTCTCTTCTTTTTGTAGATGATCTCTTAGTGTGCGGACAAGCCACAGAGCAAGAGGCAAGCAGAATGAAGGAAATCATTCAGGGTTTTTGTGGCAGATCAAGGCAAATTCCAAACTAGGCAAAATCTGGTATCATTTTTTAGTAAGCATGTGTGTTCAAGCATGATTAAATTGATAAAGAAATTTTTCTCTGTCCCTGACATTGATAATAATTTTATTCATCTTGGACACCCGCTGATTATTCCTGGAAAATGGAAATCGACTGCCTACAATTTTGTGATCGACAAATTTAGATCTAAACACTCTACTTATAAAGCCGATAAGCTCTCTCATGCGGTTAGGCTTGAACTAATAAAATCAATTTTCTCTTCCATCCCTTTTTATTACATGTCCAACATACCGGTCACAAATTCTTTTATTGTtatcattaggaatttctggaggTATAAGGATTCCAACTCGAAAAGCTTGTGCCTTCGAGCCTAGAAAGACATATGTGCTccaaaaaaaagaaggagaactAGGTATAAGGAACTTGCAAGCTATAAAATCAAGGTATAATCCTTATGTCAGCTTGGAGAATTGGTGACCAACCTGACAATTTTCTTCATGCAATCTTAAAATCCGAGTACTTTCCTGGTTCATCGATTTGGCGCTCAAATTTGAATGCTCCAAAATCTGCCTTTTGGGCCACCATTCTGAAGATTCTCCCCATCCTTAAGGCacattatttctatcaaatttctGTGGGCTGCCTTTTAGTCTGGAACACACACTAGTGTGATGGCTCGGCTcaaatttatgaatctttgattaTTCAATCTAACAATTTCACTTATCCAACCCAAGTCAAGGATCTATGGATGCCAGGACATCAAGCTTGGAATTCCCAATTAATCGAtcaagttttttcaaaatcctcttgTTGACAATATTAAAAGAACTCCCATTATTTGCTCACAAGACAATGATATTCTATGTTGGAGACTAACACCTTCAGGTAAATGTAACTCCAAAAGTGCCTACAAGGCTTGCCTAAATGTTTTGCAGGAGCATGGAGAACCAACACCAAGGCAAGTAACCCCTACAATAATTCAGCTCTTAAATCAAATTGGGAAGAACAAGAAGGTAACTCCGAGAGTGCAGACTTTCAGTTGGCGTCTCATAAGGAAACATATGCCAACGGGAGCTCGGGCAGGTAAGGATAGCAAGCACATTTCCAAAGTTTGCTGTAGATGCGGGTTACAAGAAGATGGTACACACTTGTTCTTTGTCTGTGCTTTTGCAAGAGCTGCTTGGTTCAGCCATCCATGATATATAAAAATTGATCAAATTGTAGCAAACCATAAGGGACTCATATTCTATCACACATCTTGAGTATGACTCCCCTATGCTTCTATTGAGAATGTCCTCACCTTTATGTGGTGTCTATGGAAGACGTGGAATGATTACCTCTTTAATAGAAAATACACCAATCTCAAACAGATATATGATAAGGCAAATGCTATTCACAACAATATGGAACTTctaaatgttttgcaggaatcgaAGAACGGGGACAATTCTCAAAGAAGAGAACAAGATGACAAGAGCAAAGAGAATTTGGCAAATCAAGTACAAACACAAAATGATAGTCTGGTGCAGCCAATTTTTCACAGTCAGGGGGAAACAATCAAATCTGATTTCCTGATCCAAGGTAGCAAGATTTTCTCTGATGCTGCCTGAAGACAAAAAAAAGTTCCAAGATCCAAAGGAAGAACCCTCACAGTCTCGAAGTCTACTGCCAAATCAATCAGAACAACAACAATGCAACAACCCTAATCCAAGCTTCGGCAACCATTGCTCCTTCACCATTACATGCAGAAGCATGTGCTTTTCGGCTTGCACCTCAATTGGCAGAGAAGCTTCATCCAACAGTTCACTTTTCGGACGGACAATCTTACACTTGCGAGAGGTGCATCTACTCAAAAGGATTCGAACCCGGATTGCAGGGTAGTCACCAACTTGAGCTAACCATCTAACCCTCCGGTCATTCTCACACaaaagagcatcaaaaagcatacAATCATGCATATTCCATGTTAAGAGGGAGATAAATGGTGTAGCCCATAACTATGCACAACAGGCAATTACACTATCTCAATCTTTGCCTGTCTTTATTTTTCAACTCGTTCGATAGGAACTTGTCCCTTTGCTTTAGCCTTTCACAGACTTGATCTACAAGGGATTACAATTGATGCTGTAAACTGCTTGTAAACTGAAAGTGAGCTGAATGAAATTTGGCGTCCGACACCACCCTTTGTTAAAAAAAAAGTCTGATTACTACAAGTTTTATCTATTAATTTGTTTGTTTATATTGTCGTGGAGCTTTATAGAAAGAAAAGATTTAGCAGCGAGCGACGTGACCTGGTATATATTCCAGTGGAAGTGGAACCACTAGTGGAACACTCGCCTCTTATCCCTCCAAACTCCAAGAGAGAAAATCAAACGCGAGGAATTATCGAATAAATATCCCGAGAAAGAGAAAAAATCACACCACTAGTATGGCGTTGCTGAGCCCGCGTGTGCCGCGGCtgccgctcgcctcccactccgccGGCGCTCTCCGGTGCTGTGGCCGGGCTGCCGCGTCCGCTGCGCGGTGCCAAGCGACAGCGGCGGGCAGCGTCGCGGCGGGCTCTCAGTCCTCGTCGGGGCTGGATGCCATCCGGTGGGGAAGCGCCAAGCTGCAGGGCGCCCGCGAGGAGATGGAGGACGAGGTCGTCCTCCGTCCCGAATCCCTCCTCCACGGCTTCTCCTTCGCCGCGGTCCTCGACGGCCACGCCGGTTTCTCCACCGTCCAGTTCCTCAGGCAAGCACGCGCCCATCACCTCCTTCTTTGCGCTGCAATTTCTCAGGCTTCACGGCCACTTGACCCGGATTTTTCTTGGTGCTGCAGGGACGAGTTGTACAAGGAATGCGCGGCCGCGTTGGATGGTGGCGCGGTGCTTAATACCAAGAATCTTGAAGTCATCACGGAATCGATCAGGCGTGCCTTTGCCACTGTGGACGCCAACCTCTCCACCTGGTCAGGATAGGATTTCGTTTACCCCATTTAATTGAGAGAATCCCAATTTCCCAGCATGCCACATGCTCATTCAAAGAGGCTTAATTATTGCCTAAGTACATACCACTCGATAATAGTTCTATGCTTTAAAAAATGTTTCGAGTTCCCTTCATGCCATCCCATGAATTTCTTCCATTATGTATGAAAAGATCATTTTTGACCAGTCCACTATACCGAGACTTTTAGAGAATCCCACTTCCCAGCATGCTACATGCTCAATTCACTATATTACCAAGTAGGAGTATGACAAAAATAGGCTTATTGCCTAGATACCACTGGATAATACTCTAGCCCTATGCGTAAAAAATGTTTTGAGTCTCCTTCATGCCATTCTATAAATTGCATGTCAGtgcaggctctattatgtatgagaAGATCATTTTGCTCCTGTATTGCACATTATAATGCGGTATACACTAATTCTCTATACGCCACTTGGACTTGCACATGCTATGCCATGTTTGTTCGTACCGGATTTTTTTTCATTCTTTGAGCAATGATTTTTCGTCGGATGTATTTTTCTATATTATCGGGAAAAGAGACATATTTTATGTTTCTTAACGGAGGTTTTCTATCGAGAGGTTAACACAATGACATTGAAGGGATTCAAAGCCGTTAACCAGTGGCATGTAGGGAATACGCTATTTGTCTGTGGTATAGAGGGTATTGAGCTACTTATCAGTGGCATGTAGGGATTTCTCTCATTTCTTACTCACTGCTTATACTAGCTATGGATGCTTTGAGTTTTGACAGCTTCCGTGCTGTGTTATTGCTTCTTCGCAGGCTTGAGCAAATGGACAAGGAAGACGACTCTGGGGCCACAGCCACGGCCTTGTTTCTGAGGAACGATGTCCTTGTTGTCTCACACATTGGTGACTCCTGCTTGGTAGTAGCACTTCCTCCTCCCTCTACATATTTATCATCTTGTTATCAGGTTTAGCGCCGTGACATTGAAACTGAACTCTAGATTGATGGTTAAGTGTGTGGATTTTTTCTTGGTGATGATAAGATGGTCGATGATATTGATTAGCAGGTCGTATCCTGTGGCGGAAGACCTCAATCTCTGACAAACTTTCACCGTCCGTATGGGAACAACAAAACATCCCTTGAAGAGGTCAAGCGGATTAGAGCAGCAGGTGGATGGGTGTGTTTTCTCTTCCATGATTCCGCTGAATTTCCTCACTTGGACTACTGTTTTTATTGTTACATAGTGGAAGCTCAAGTCTCCCATCCTCTGTTGAACTACTGTTTTTGTATCTTCAGAAGTACCACAATGTTCTGTTAATATGGGCCACTTACCATGACATTTCTTAGATCTTTGCTCTCATATGCAAataaacatgtttattttttcatatAAAGTGCGATCTGTTTTCCAAATATGGGTAACAATCAACACAGATGTCATACGGAAGATCTAGCACATCTAGGAACTGAAGCAGCACAAGGTTGTGGAGGAACAGCTCCACCGTGTTGCTACAATGTGGACAGCACAAATGTTGAAGGAACCGCTTCAACGTGctgcgctagatatcgctctaggggcgtaagctagatatcgctctaggggcggggGCTGTCAAGAGTTCAATCCAAACTCTCAACACAAGATCTAATCCAAGATCTTAAAAGAAGAACAGAAAGTTCTTTTATTGATAGGTAGATGGTACATAGTCTGGTTACATAGGTAGAGGttggacctctatttataggcagcatgagccttcactacttagctctacttacaactagagtgttctagagaACACTACATAAGTTAGGGAGAGAACTACAAATATCCTAGTTACAACTTATACTAGAATACTCTGGAAACCACTACAACGCACATAACTAGAGGACCATATTACCTAGAATATAGTGgaagtgtgtagaagctagtactggatattacttatgttttatttttattttattttatatactgTCCCTCATCATTCTCCCCTGGTTGTTTAGAACTCGTCCTCGAGTTATCTTTATAGAGTGCTTGTTCTGGATGATAAAGAGCCAAGTCTGCCACGTTGAATATGTTGGATATTCCCATCTCAGCTGGAAGATCTATCATGTAGGCATTATCATTTATCTTCCTTAGAACAGAGAAGGGTCCGTATTTCCACCATCTAAGTTTCTCTTTGATGTCTAATGGCGGTCCTTCTTTCCGGAGGTATACCATCACCTTATCACCAACCCGGAATGATTTTAGCCTCCGTTTGCGGTCACTTTTCTCATTCTCCTTGGAGCTATTACGATTTGATTGATTTGGTAGAATGATgatcttccgcttgttccaagtgAAAGAGTAAGAATTTTCCTTCCCTTTGTGTGTTGTATTCACATCATATTGCCAAGgtctcccaagaagaacatggatGGCATCCATATCAACAACATCACATAACACATTTGCGTGATAGTGCTTGCCCAAAGAGAGTGGCAAGTTGCATTGTTTGGTGACCCTCATATTCACTCCTTTCTTGATCCACCCAATAGTGtaggggtttggatgatcataTGTCTCAAGCTTTAAATGGTTCACCAAATTCTGAGAGATAAGATTTTCACAACTGCAACTATCAATCACTAATTTGCATACCTTGCCATTCACCGTGCATTTGCTCTCAAATATTTTCTTTTGTTGTGTGTTGTCGGGCTGCGGTGTGAAGCACAAGGGCCGCTGAATCACGCATACcacctcttctccctcttcttcacaaatatcttgTCCTTCTACATCTTCAGATTCATATCCTTCGCCACCTTTGCCATCATGGATTGTTGTGTTGACAAATTTCCTCAATGCGCAATTGCTAGATACATGTCCCTCTTCACCACATTTATAGCATTTTATCACAGGCTTTGCCCTACTCTTACCTCCGGCTTGCTTTGGGACAGTTTCTTTTGCATCGGGTTGAGTGGTCACTTCTTCCATTCTGTGGGAGTGACTCCGAGATGAGTCTTCCATATGAGAATATGGAGCCTTACTTGCCTTTCTTGCCTTTACCAATCTCTGCCTTTAATGCTAGAGCTTGTGCTTGATCAAGGGACCAAATTTGCTGCATCATCAAACGATCCTGGATAGCATCATTGAGACCATTGATGTACCTTGCAACTTATTGATCTTCAGTTTCACCAAGGTGGCACCTCACTTGTAGCCTTAGGAACTCCTCTGTGTATTCTGAAACGGTCCTATTTCCTTGAGCACAATTCTGAAACTGGATAAATAGGATCTGATCGTAATCTGCAGGCAAAAATCTCCCTTTCAAAAGATTCTTCATCTGCCGCCAAGATCTCACACGAGGTTCTCCTCTTAGCCTGCGATCTTCTTGAAGGCGATGCCACCATGCACCAGCTCCTCCTTTTAGCTTGTATGCAACCAAAGAAACTCTACGATCTTCCGGAATATCCATAACCTCAAAGAAAGTCTCCACCTCATACAACCAATCAAGGCACCCCTCAATATCAACATTTCCATTAAAAGTGGGGATCTCAGCTCTCACCTTGTATGTATCCCTCGCATATGTAGAGCTGTGTACTCTCGGATATGTATGGAGATCAGGTTCTTCAAGGCCCTCGTCATATTCGTcaccttcggaagcttcagcatacaTTGCCCTCCTTGAAGTACGCTCAACAACACGTGAATGAGGTGTTTTTGCTTCAATACGACCTCCCATTCTTCGACGCCTATCATCTGCCTCCTTTGATGATTCTTCATTGGCAACAGAAGGAACACCCTTACCATCTCAACTAGCTGATCAAATCTGCGGTTAAGGTCTTCACGGAGCGCTTGAATTTGTTGATCTACAACATCCACTCTTTTCCCCAATTCCTCCATTGCTTGGTGCAGCTCTCAATGAGGAGACCAACAGCTGGATCGGATCagcaaggctctgataccacctgaagcagcacaaggttgtggaggaacagctccaccgtgttgctacaatgtggacagcacaaatgttgaaggaaccgcttcaacgtgctgcgctagatatcgctctaggggcgtaagctagatatcgctctaggggcggggGCTGTCAAGAGTTCAATCCAAACTCTCAACACAAGATCTAATCCAAGATCTTAAAAGAAGAACAGAAAGTTCTTTTATTGATAGGTAGATGGTACATAGTCTGGTTACATAGGTAGAGGttggacctctatttataggctgcatgagccttcactacttagctctacttacaactagagtgttctagagaACACTACATAAGTTAGGGAAAGAACTACAAATATCCTAGTTACAACTTATACTAGAATACTCTGGAAACCACTACAACACACATAACTAGAGGACCATATTACCTAGAATATAGTGgaagtgtgtagaagctagtactggatattacttatgttttatttttattttattttatatactgTCCCTCATCAGGAACCTCCTGCATTTTGTGGTTTGGTAGTACACTACAAGCTTGAGGTACTTTATCAAGAAGGGTTTTTTTTTCCCATAAAAGCCTTTGTGAAGAAGTTATGTCTACGATAGATGGACCACACGGCTAACAAAGCCTAGTTGCCACTGGTTTGGTCACCGGCAAATCATGTCATTGTATGACAGCATGCTTTCTTTTATAAAATTCTACTTCTTCCATTGGATACAACTTGCCTATGCGTGTCCTTGATATTCCAACAAAAATAGTGATATAATTTGGCCCCTCTTGTAAATGTGCCCCTTATATCTATTCCGTATGTACGGCACAGAGTGCCTTCACGTTCTAAGTTAATGATTATTGATTAAGTCCCACTGTTTCTGTAAGAAACTCGCCATGTTTTTCATTTGCGTCCCGTAAAATAGTTAGGTTTATGTAGGATACTTTGTTTCGTGTCATAACCTGAGCTCTGTCTGTTCAGTGCCTGATGAACATATTGGTCTCACTCCTGTGGTGAGTCTTGTTTTAACAATTTGAACATTACTTTTGTAGATTCTCGATGGACGCATATGTGGAGACATTTCGGTATCTCGAGCTTTTGGAGACATAAGATTTAAGACACGGAAGAATGAGTTCGTCTTTGTACTCCCTGCTCCCTACACGCATTAAAGAATCCTTTGGTAATTATTCCCTATAATCCTCTACTATACTTAAAATCTCATGGTGTTATGCAGGATGCTGGTAAAAGGAGTTAAAGAAGGAAGATGGACTGAAAAATTCATCTCAAGGTAAAGCGCCCAATACATctgtgctttattttattttcatagcTGCATGTGATTTCACTTCTTTGTTTTTTGTATCTCAAGATATGTCTGAACTCTCAAAAGAACCAAGTCAGGCTTTTCTAAATAAAAAATAAGGTCATTTGTGTTACTTTTGTTTCTGAAAAGGAGGCATGCCCCTGGcctctgcatcgattgatgcacgcAGACTTTTTATTGTGAAGTTAGTAGGTCATTTGTGTTCGGTGTGTTTTCCTCTTCAGTTAACTGCGAACAACTCTTTTGAGCAGAATATGTGTGCAAAACCTCAGAACTATGCTTGCTAGTGGTTGTTAATTAGCAGTTTAATCCTTAGCTATATAGCACTGCTACTTTCCGATGACCTTCCATTTTTCATACACTGTTAACAATTATAACTGTGCTCCCTTTTTATTGTTTCCTGGTGGATGTTTATTTTGGTGATTTACTCAGATTGGTTTTTTGCTTCTATCATGAATATGTAATGGCTCATTCTTCACAGTCCGTTGCTTGTGGTAATTATGCTAAGTACCCTTGCTTGAGATCTTATAATAGTTCATTGTTTGTCGGACCAAAAATGATTGGTTGTACTAGGGAAAGTAAGCTTTATGCTGAAACATATTTATTTGCATctgataaaatattttatttgcacCTGCAGTTCTTGTTGTAATTGGAATGGTCATCTCATGATCACCACATATTAGATCAGTGATTTTCTGCAAAAAGAATATTAGATCAGGGATTTGAATATCCTAAATTGTATACTCTCAGTAATTATCTTCTTATTACCATGCATTTAATGCTTATCCAATTTCCATgcatgtcttttagttgctactgctgctgctgtACAGTATGAGATGTCTTGTATGATAAGTAATTGACACGCCCAATTGTGTAACttcatattcttcaaaagaattagATAGATAACAACACTATGTTTGATGACAAATATTATAGTTTCAAAACGTAAGTCTTGCCATGAAATGTCATGTCGCCGAAGATGATACTACTGTGGGTTACATCACTTTTGGTACATGATAATATGATAGGCATGTTTTTTAATTATCCAATCTCTTATGTACAGAATAAAATTTAAAGGGGATCTAATAATCTCTTCACCTGATGTATCTCTGGTGGAGCTTGGACCGGATGTGGAATTTGTTTTGGTAGCAACTGATGGCCTTTGGGATTACATTAAAAGGTAAATCCATGATTTTTTTGGTCTTCATGTTTTAGTTGTACAACCTTAAGTTGGTCATGTTTTCCATCTCGCCTGACACTTCAGCTATCTGTTCAACATTGTGACATTTATAGCTAACTGTATTGTGCAGCACTGAAGCAGTAGCTTTTGTCAGAGATCAACTCCGTCAACATGGAGATGTCCAGGTATGCAGTCTATATCTGCTTAAATAAATGACACTCACTATGTGCCTCTTACACTCCTCTTACAGTACATTTTGTATGCTTGCTTATTTCGCATTTGGTTGTGTAGAGGGCCTGTGAGGCGCTTGGGGAGAAAGCTCTGGTATTGTTGTTTCCCACCTTTATATCTTCTTATCCACCTTTATATTTGGTGTTCATTAAACCTTATTACAATAAAATATGTTATAATTTCCTTTCTATTATTTTCGATTGCAGGATCAACGGTCACAAGACAACATTAGCATAGTCATAGCTGACTTGGGGTACTGATTCTCAAACTTTTGGTCTGGAGTTTGTTATGAACTGTGTTGCAGCTTACTGTGCATGAATGATATGCCTGGTGTAGAAATTGGAGGAAAAATTGAAAAAACGATACCACCTAGGAGCTTACTGGCTTAGCATAGATGCTGGGCCAGACAGCTTGGGTTCGATCCTAACTTTAATGTGCAGTTAGTCCTAGGAATCACTCATATAATTGCAAAAAAGGACCTTAATCAGAGGTCTGCCTTTACCAGTTCTTCGACCGCGTTATTACATCGTGTGCATTTTGGTCAGGAAAAAAATTGCTTCATGATGCAGAGGCAGGAAGATGTTTTTTCCTTCATCTGTAGGAAGAAAAGGATTATGCCCATTTTGTACTTTGTGGTCTTTCATGCCTAGTTCATCATGTCGTCCATTACACTTATATTCCTAATTTGTAGCTTTTATCCTGGCAGAAGGACAAACTGGAAGGAGTTGCCCGTTCCAAGGCCAAACGTGTTCTTGGAGCTAAGTCAAGCAGTTGCAACTGTAGGGGCTGTGTCACTAGGAATCTGGATTTCATCACTTCTTACCCTGCAATAGGCCTAGTTCAGTTCAGATTTGTACAGTGCGTATAGCATTACTCCTGCTCCAGCTGCAAATATGTATGGGCTCATAGGGTTAATTTATAGGATAATTAAACTGTTCAACAGTATCTGGactgaaaagaagaaaaaatgtaTGTTTCTGCAACTGCTGTATGATAACTGAGTTCATTAAGGACCTGGGACTGATAAGTCTGACTTTTTTTAGCAACTGCTTCGTTCAGGGATAAAAAAACTTAAATTTAACAAGCCAACCCAGAAACATTTTGTCACATTGCTGAAGGGAAATTCATGTTAATATGCCATTTTAACAGCACTTATGACCGATGGTGGTAACATCTTAATCATCTGTTTTTTCATTTTAATGTATTTTAGAAGTCATGTCACACTAATATCCGATGGGAAAAATACCAATAGTCTCtttcataaaaattcaaaaacaaattaGAAATCTAATGCAGTTTAGCATGTTGGGCGAAACAAATTGATAAAAGACTGCAGTATTAGAGTTTACATCAACCATATTATATCCTTTGATTTAGGAAAGTTAATTTAAGCTTTAAAGGTTTTGTTATGGTAAACAATTTAGCTGTATTTTGCTGGAGAAATGTAGACAGTTGATACTTTTAATTATTTGTGTACTATTGCTTTGTCCTTAAATAATTGTTATGATAAGGATGGTTTAAATTTTGACGAGCAATTGGCGAAATATATGTTTTAAGATTGTATACCCTTAGTTTGGTATATATTGTTGACCAAAGTATATGTGTTTTTGTACCCACATCCACAATTGTGTGTTTCACTTTATGTGTCCACATAATTGACGATGGAAACGCGTGACATAATTCGTGGTATCAATAATATCTCAAAGATTGTTCTACCACCAATCTCGTCTTAAGATATGCAATACTAAATTCAAATTACATTTAAGTTTACATGAATTATACTATGGTCTTTGAATTATGAAAATCACAATTGATCTTTAGCTGTTGTAAAAGGTATGGGAGTCACTCTAAAGCTAACTTGGAATTCTAGTCATCTTATTGTATTATTGATTGATCCCTAAATGTGTGATGCATATAGTACTTCTTTTAACGAATACCTAGCTAGTTTTGCTGttggtatcttttgaagtatttGCTTCGTAGGCTTTCTTTGTTCGTA contains:
- the LOC124659569 gene encoding probable protein phosphatase 2C 5 isoform X2, whose amino-acid sequence is MALLSPRVPRLPLASHSAGALRCCGRAAASAARCQATAAGSVAAGSQSSSGLDAIRWGSAKLQGAREEMEDEVVLRPESLLHGFSFAAVLDGHAGFSTVQFLRDELYKECAAALDGGAVLNTKNLEVITESIRRAFATVDANLSTWLEQMDKEDDSGATATALFLRNDVLVVSHIGDSCLVVSCGGRPQSLTNFHRPYGNNKTSLEEVKRIRAAGGWILDGRICGDISVSRAFGDIRFKTRKNEMLVKGVKEGRWTEKFISRIKFKGDLIISSPDVSLVELGPDVEFVLVATDGLWDYIKSTEAVAFVRDQLRQHGDVQRACEALGEKALDQRSQDNISIVIADLGRTNWKELPVPRPNVFLELSQAVATVGAVSLGIWISSLLTLQ
- the LOC124659569 gene encoding probable protein phosphatase 2C 5 isoform X1 codes for the protein MALLSPRVPRLPLASHSAGALRCCGRAAASAARCQATAAGSVAAGSQSSSGLDAIRWGSAKLQGAREEMEDEVVLRPESLLHGFSFAAVLDGHAGFSTVQFLRDELYKECAAALDGGAVLNTKNLEVITESIRRAFATVDANLSTWLEQMDKEDDSGATATALFLRNDVLVVSHIGDSCLQVVSCGGRPQSLTNFHRPYGNNKTSLEEVKRIRAAGGWILDGRICGDISVSRAFGDIRFKTRKNEMLVKGVKEGRWTEKFISRIKFKGDLIISSPDVSLVELGPDVEFVLVATDGLWDYIKSTEAVAFVRDQLRQHGDVQRACEALGEKALDQRSQDNISIVIADLGRTNWKELPVPRPNVFLELSQAVATVGAVSLGIWISSLLTLQ